GGACAGTTCAGTCACACATTGACACTCAGGTGGAGGACAGTTTACAGTCACACATTGACACTCAGGTGGAGGACAGTTCAGACACACATTGACACTCAGGTGGAGGACAGTACAGACACATATTGACACTCAGGTGGAGGACAGTTCAGTCACACATTGAGACTCAGGTGGAGGACAGTTCAGACACACATTGACACTCAGGTGGAGGACAGTTCAGACACACATTGACACTCAGGTGGAGGACAGTTCAGTCACACATTGACACTCAGGTGGAGGACAGTTCAGACACACATTGACACTCGGGTGGAGGACAGTTCAGTCACACAGCTGGCAGGTGGATGTTTTCTGACCTGTTGGAGGATAACGAGGTTTTCTAATTGTCTTTAGCTTGATGTTTGAATCATTAAGATGTTTGTACAGGACAGAAATGTTCACGTTGAAGATCTGGATCTTCTTTCACGGTGTTCTGGAGAAACCAGGAAGCTTGTGCCGACCATGCAGCAGAAAAACTTGGACTAAAGTCTACCGGGCATTGACGCGTCACTGAACGTCACTGAAAGACTAAAAACTTGTGATAATATGAAACTTGTTTGGTTTGATGAGAAAAAGAGTTTTCTGATGACCACGCCTGGAGGGAAACCTGTTTGAGGTAACTTTACTGTCTGACTCCAGGATAGGTCATGTTAAATGTTTCCCAGAGGAAATGCTGTCAGTGACTGCttagtcttttgttttcctgctgctcGTGAACGCAGCACACACCTGAGCTCCAGGTATAAACTCTCTGCTGCCGCCTGCTGGTCATttgatcaaacacacaaaagtggggaaaagtttttatttgacaaactGAAGCTGCTCAGACAGATGGAGCTGACGTCCAGACAAGAAGCTCGAATACTGTAAAAACCCAGAGGCATTGTGGGAGTCCAGACAGAGTCCTCAGTGGTCTCCTCAGTGGTCTCCTCAGTGGTCTCCTCAGTGGTCTCCTCAGTCGTCTCCTCCACACAGACTGAGCAGAGCCTTCTGGTAGTCTCCTTTAGTGTGCTcctgaatgacacacacaggtaagTGTTGTAAGAACAGtcatgtgactttgtgtgtgacGTTGCCGTGGTACTCACAGCGATGGTCTGGTACAGCGACCTCTTGTGCTGCTTCTTGAACTCTCTTCTGATCTTCATCAGGTCGACTTCACAGCGAGACACGACGATCCTGGTCACCACCTTCTCCTTCGCTCCTTTACTCTGCACAGAGAGGAACAAGATGGaggacgacagacagacagcaggtacTGACATTTCCTTCTGATACAGAGGAGAGAAGTGGTGGTACCTCAACATGGACTTGGTTACATACCTTCATGGCTTCACTGAGTCTGTTGGCAAAGTACAGCTGCTTGTTCTCAAAGCACTCCACTGTGGAGAGACAGACGACATGTCATGAACCTGGACGGTCAGCTTCAGTCCCACTTTTCTAATGGAACAAGAACTAAAGTGGAATGCTCCTTTAAACTCTTTGTTACCCAGAGTGAGGAAGGACTTCTCCAGATCTCCCTTCACCTCCTTCCTGATGCTCTCCTTCATGTCGTACGGACTGTAGCTCTTATACCGCTCAAACACTGACGGACACAGATCCACAAACTAACTTATCATTGATTCAAATCAATGCACAAATATTACAGGAAGCAATCGCTTCAAAAAGGTTGTGACTGGACGTAAAAACAAAACGGGTCATATCAAAATGTTTGACAGgacataaaaaaattaataaaaactcTTGCATTGAACAAAGATGACACTGGCATTGACTATAAAAAATTATGTTGAAAACAAATGCTGGcattgaaaatgaataaataataccaTTGAATACAAAAGTTTTCTACTGAGCATAAAAAACTTTTGCTTTGAACAAAAAATCTggcatttaataaaacacaatcgcattgaatggaaaaaaatagTGTTAttgaacattaaacaaaaatgtgGCACTGAATTTGAAGCGTTggtgtttcatgtttaaaataaaaaaaaatggattcatCATAAACGTATTGTGGCATTGAACTGTTCATATTGAATgcactaaaaaataaataaaccgtTACACTGGGTAAAAAATAATGCTGAATTAAAAAAGATGTTGGCATTGAACAGAAACGTATTCTGCAGAGTAATGAACCTTTAACGAAGACAAATCTAATAATCTGATATATTCTGAACAGTGATTGGGTTAATATTGGGCATGTGATACTGTGCAGGGTCGTAGGTGTAGTTCACCTTTCTGCAGGTGGGGGACGCTCCTCTCAGACATGATGGAGATCCAGGTGGAGACGTCGGTTCCCTTCCTCTTCACGCCGGCTTCATACAGAGCCTGAGAGGTGAAGGAGAAACGTGCGACTGTTTATTGATCGATGGATTCCTCGGCTGAAGGAAAAGTGTTTGTCTCTTTATGAATCATCAAAACTTTTTTGGACGCTTTGACTCACTCTGGCGTCGTTGTCAATCTTCTCATAGTCGACCACGTTGGAGGGTtcgtctctctttgtctgcaggtcaacaaaatatttttattattaagggttttttttgttttattattgttgacaATATACAAACTATGGTTTGTACTAAACATACATCACCCAAATCAGTGACATCATATCTTGGATTATCCAGTATTTAGATACTTCAATATaagtactaatactacactgtaaaaatactctgctACAATCCTGCATGAATgtaaaaacaggattttaatGTTCATCAgattttctaaaagttttttgtatcatttgtaactaaagctgtcagttAGCATGTAGTTAGCATGTAGTTAGCATGTCATCTACCTGAACCAGAGCCAGCAGCAGTTTGGCGAAGTTCCCTGATGTGTCTCCTGCAACGtctttctccagctccttcttaaacactgcagagagacagtAAAGCTCTGAACACCACCCCAGAGGAACCTCTGAACACCACCCCAGAGGAACCTCTGGACACCACCCCAGAGGAACCTCTGGACACCACCCCAGAGGAACCTCTGAACACCACCCCAAAGGAACCTCTGAACACCACCCCAAAGGAACCTCTGAACACCACCCCAGAGGAACCTCTGAACACCACCCCAAAGGAACCTCTGAACATCACCCCAAAGGAACCTCTGAACACCACCCCAAAGGAACCTCTGAACACCACCCCAAAGGAACCTCTGAACACCACCCCAGAGGAACCTCTGAACATCACCCCAAAGGAACCTCTGAACACCACCGCAAAGGAACCTCTGAACACCACCGCAAAGGAACCTCTGAACACCACCCCAAAGGAACACTGACCTCCAGCTGCCACTGGGTGGTGCTTATGAGACATTTTACTGAGCAGCTttgttaaattgttttattggtTATTACGGATCAGTGATTTCTTAATTAGTTTGTTAACGATTATTATTGGAGAAGATCAAACGTACTCTCTCTGTAGACCTTCTTGATCTCGGCCAGTTCTTCGTTACTTCTGGAGCACACGATCTCGATGAGCGTCTCCTCGTCTGTTCCCAGCCcctgaaacatgaacaccaTCAGGTCAGTCTTTAACATGAACACCATCAGCTCATGAACACCATCAGGTCAGTCTTTAACATGAACACCATCAGGTCAGATATATGTTAGCTTGTTGCTAGTTTTGTCATTTCTGGGTCTGGAGCTGATGTTGCCGATCAGTGTTGTCTTAGTTGCTCTCCACTGGTGACTCTGACCTTCATGGAGGCTTTGAGCTCCGAGGCGTCGAACTGGGTGGTGCTCTTCATCAGACCCAACATCAGACTCTCCAGAGAGCCGGACAGCGCCCCCTTCAGGGCTGCCATCAGGTCCTGAAAAGATTCatgaaatgttgtaaaaaaGTGTCTGTGAGGCAGACGGGCTGTCAGGAACATGGAAGTGATAATTAAAGGAGAAACATTCTGAACCTTCTTGGCGAGTCGTTCATAAACGAAGGCGATCTCTCTGCGCTGGTTGTAGTTGCGTCTGGTCAGGATGTCGATGATGGTCTGTTCGTCTACACCTGCAGGATTCATGAAGATTTTAACATTACGGTCCAAACTCCAAGAAGGCCGGGTACTCTCTGAACTTTACTGGCAACCCTGACCCAttactgtcagctgtctgtcatcTCATATGAAGTGTTTTATTCTCTCTGCCAG
The Larimichthys crocea isolate SSNF chromosome VIII, L_crocea_2.0, whole genome shotgun sequence genome window above contains:
- the LOC104937699 gene encoding annexin A2, which codes for MALVSEFLGQLTLSYGGEVEPAFPTVVPAQDFDPDRDAARLDTAIKTKGVDEQTIIDILTRRNYNQRREIAFVYERLAKKDLMAALKGALSGSLESLMLGLMKSTTQFDASELKASMKGLGTDEETLIEIVCSRSNEELAEIKKVYREMFKKELEKDVAGDTSGNFAKLLLALVQTKRDEPSNVVDYEKIDNDARALYEAGVKRKGTDVSTWISIMSERSVPHLQKVFERYKSYSPYDMKESIRKEVKGDLEKSFLTLVECFENKQLYFANRLSEAMKSKGAKEKVVTRIVVSRCEVDLMKIRREFKKQHKRSLYQTIAEHTKGDYQKALLSLCGGDD